In Zingiber officinale cultivar Zhangliang chromosome 1A, Zo_v1.1, whole genome shotgun sequence, a genomic segment contains:
- the LOC122038797 gene encoding protein indeterminate-domain 16-like produces MLGSPSPAPPSPLGFNVGGGKKKRRPAGTPDPDAEVVSLSPRTLLESDRYVCEICNQGFQRDQNLQMHRRRHKVPWKLLKREASEVRKRVFVCPEPSCLHHDPCHALGDLVGIKKHFRRKHSNHRQWVCAKCSKAYAVQSDYKAHLKTCGTRGHSCDCGRVFSRVESFIEHQDTCTSGGARPDLHVGPTAAAACLSRTTSSPSPSSDTNFTPGTWPAGPALRMAIHPYLGADQPSSSRSVIHPHRRNELQLLPAHTRPAGSSAPALIMSPATEEAMDATRLQLSIGPPADEEPARRSENDHGSVVEQLKRAMVEKSLADEARQQARRQLELAEHELENAKRIRQQAQVELSRAHAIRDGAVRQINAALLQVTCYACRQQFQVPAVTASEENNSFVVSYMSSVVTEGEEDMTNDGRNRREKI; encoded by the exons ATGTTAGGCTCTCCGTCGCCGGCTCCTCCGTCTCCGCTCGGCTTCAATGTGGGGGGAGGCAAGAAAAAGCGGCGGCCGGCGGGGACTCCAG atcCGGACGCGGAGGTGGTGTCGCTGTCGCCGCGGACGCTGCTGGAGTCGGACCGGTACGTGTGCGAGATCTGCAACCAGGGGTTCCAGCGGGACCAGAACCTGCAGATGCACCGGCGGCGGCACAAGGTGCCGTGGAAGCTGCTGAAGCGGGAGGCGTCGGAGGTGCGGAAGCGGGTGTTCGTGTGCCCGGAGCCGAGCTgcctgcaccacgacccctgccACGCCCTCGGCGATTTGGTCGGCATCAAGAAGCACTTCCGCCGCAAGCACAGCAACCACCGCCAGTGGGTCTGCGCCAAGTGCTCCAAGGCCTACGCCGTCCAGTCCGACTACAAGGCGCACCTCAAGACCTGCGGCACCCGCGGCCACTCCTGCGACTGCGGCCGCGTCTTCTCCAG AGTGGAGAGCTTCATCGAGCACCAGGACACGTGCACTTCCGGCGGAGCTCGGCCGGACCTCCACGTAGGgccgacggcggcggcggcgtgcTTGTCCAGGACGACCTCCAGCCCTAGCCCCTCCAGCGACACCAACTTCACCCCCGGCACTTGGCCCGCAGGGCCCGCCCTGAGAATGGCCATCCATCCCTACCTCGGCGCCGATCAACCGTCTTCCTCTAGGTCCGTAATTCACCCGCACCGCCGCAACGAGCTCCAACTCCTTCCCGCTCACACCCGCCCTGCGGGTTCCTCCGCCCCCGCGTTAATAATGTCTCCGGCGACCGAGGAAGCGATGGATGCGACGAGATTGCAGCTTTCGATCGGACCCCCGGCCGACGAGGAGCCCGCCCGCCGCTCCGAGAACGATCACGGGTCGGTGGTGGAGCAGCTGAAGCGGGCGATGGTGGAGAAGTCGCTGGCCGACGAGGCGAGGCAGCAGGCGAGGAGGCAGCTGGAGCTGGCCGAGCACGAGCTGGAGAACGCGAAGCGGATACGGCAGCAGGCGCAGGTGGAGCTCAGCCGGGCGCACGCCATCCGCGACGGCGCCGTGAGGCAGATCAACGCCGCGCTGTTGCAGGTCACGTGCTACGCCTGCCGGCAGCAGTTCCAAGTGCCGGCGGTGACGGCCTCCGAGGAGAACAACTCCTTCGTCGTCAGTTACATGTCGTCGGTGGTCACCGAGGGCGAGGAGGACATGACGAACGACGGCCGTAACCGCCGGGAAAAGATCTAG